Genomic DNA from Triticum dicoccoides isolate Atlit2015 ecotype Zavitan chromosome 4B, WEW_v2.0, whole genome shotgun sequence:
CTTATGAGAAAATGTACAACATCCAAATCACTCAAGTTGATTATGATTTTGTGAAAAATATATTCATACCTCGGTCGCATACATCAAACAAAGTTACACCAAGGAGTGTGTATAAATCAGTCTCTTGAAACTGAAATTTAATTTATATTGGGGGAATAACAAAACGAAAGGAGGGCGAGGGTAAGCAGGCGCGTCTAATTATCGTTTATGATCTTCTTGGTGCCGCTACCCGCATCTTATTTGTCTCCTCCCATCCCGAGTGTGTTCATCACAGCATCCTTGGCACCCGTCGCGGCACCCATCATATTCCCGCCAGCctgaaaacaaacaaacaaacaaacatccaTATCAAAAAAATTCAGCATCAACAGCTCAAATGGCAACACAATATATTCATCCACATGGTTGATTTTGTGTTGTCTCTGAATAGTTTGCAAGTGATTGATTCACCTGCTGGAAGACGTTTTCCTTGGGGGCGACCGGGGGATCCTTGGTGTACTGTGCAGCGGTGTCTTGGACATACTGCGCGGCCTCGGTAGACTTCTCCTTGGCGGCGTCGGTGGTCTCGGTGGCCGTCTTCTTGACAGCCTCAGTCTTCTCGCTGAGGAAGCCGCCCGTCTGGTCTTTGCCCTCGACGGCGCGATCCTTCCCGGCTTCCACTGTCTCGGACACCTTCCCCATGGCCTCGCCACCCATCTTTTTGGCCGCCTCAGTAGTCTCGGAGGCAGCCTTCGTGACAGCCGCGCTCTTCTCGCCAAGGAAGCTGCCGGTCTGGTCTTTTGCCTCGACGGCACGGTCCTGGATGGATTGCCCCGTCTCGGACGCCATCTTCTTGGCCTCGCCGGCCTTAACTTGGGTCACGTCCACCACCTCCCCGGACTTCTCTTGAAACCAGCCAGACATCTTTGAAGTCGATGGAGTACTGGTACCTACTAATTTGTGTTCTTCTTTTCTTGTGCTTGTTGTGGAGAGACGTGTGTTCTTCCTTTTTATAGGCCATTTGCCCCACTGCCGAGGTTGATATTGAAGAGAATACATCGCTTTCCAAGTATGTTGGCATTATATGAGATATTTTTGTAGCAAGGGTATCAGGGTATGTCTTGGTCGCCACTTGTCCACTCAGCTGTATGTATGCACAACGGTATGTCGGCACAACACAGTTGCTTAAGATCTGTCAATTAATAAGTGTCTTTTAAGATATTTTTCTGGAGTCATGCCATACTTCCTGTGATTGTGTCCCTTTCCGTCTTAACCTTTGTGAATGTGTCAGTTTCAGTCTTGTGTCTTCGATGTGATTTTTTTCTGAAAGGATTTACACGTGATATATAATGAATTCATGTAGCATGTTTGATCAGTACAAACGTGGCTGGAAAACTTGAAGTCGGCAGCTCATTTGTAGTAAAAAAAACCCAACGGAACACATTCTTTTGATAATACAGCTTTTTACTCATTTATCGTCAGATTTCAAGTTCAACTTTCCGCcttcagtggcggagccaggaaaacTGAACGGCGAGGGCCAAGTGCTGCTAAACTAGCTTGGGAGGGCCAAATCAATGAAATACAAAGCTAATACACTGGTTTAGCAGAAGTACTCAGTGTTCTAGTGAAAAAAAAATCATGTTGACATTGTTAGAATTATTTCGAGGCGCATAGTCGATCTACCgaagaccaagcaatcacacaagcacgacgccgagatttgttaacgagtacACTGATATGCCTACATCCCCGCGgcgtgactacgggcgctcctccccatgacacaatCATAATACCGCACTCTGGCCGTCCGGGCACCGGCACACGCTGCCGGTTCCCTCGCATGCCTAtactattatgttggcatatgttaaaTTATGTGTCTACCTCCACATATATAAGAGGCCTAGGACACAAGTATCCTATTAGGAAATGATTTCATATCCTATCTACACACCGTATGACTTAGAGTCCAattgtaacctaacttgtacaataatgtTCGACACAATTCTAGCAAACTCCACCTCGGCGAATATTCCTTACCATCTTGGATTCATCCatgcgtcgaacctccatgtaTATTGGATGAGATAtgtcatgagcaccgctgctattcCCAGACTCTACGTGACTATTTGCAACTGTTCTCCCTTCTCGTCTTCACAGTTAACACTCGAGCAAACATAAGTTTCTCTttactctactttgtgctcccaacttctgaAGTATTCATTGAACACAATCGCATACCGACTATTGTTCGCATGAGTGTTGGAtgccacatataagagttacccGAACTCAACGCCATTGCTCTCCTTGACCACTTgtttgaaacttgaaggaatttcaccgtcgctCTATGTCAACCCGAGTCGAATTTGTAGTTCTCTCATCCTTCTTTCCGGGTAGTCTCTGACACGTCCCACCGTTATAGCACCCCGCCTCCTTCTGTACTTGTCATCCACACTTTTCCATGTGCATTGAGCACCACAAAATATACGACGATGTACTCTCTCCGCTTTTGACATTAAGACTTCCCACCACTTTCATAGATTCTTCATGGTCAACTCGTGTCCATCAACTAGCCCTGATAGACCCTGTCACCAACTTGAGTCCGGTACTCATCAACACGACTTTAGAACCCTTGCATACTTTGTCTGACCACATGTCTCACCATTAGTGTTGCTGACTTGTTGAGCAGGACTCTGCTCTGGATCTTGCCTAGTAGCTGAAGAAACCTTTCACTTCTTTATGTATTGACTTCGTTGTTGTTTTCAATCGATCCCTAGGCTCTTTACTTTTTTATTATGTACTCGCAATTACTAGTCGAGTTCGACAAGGTGTCGTTAATCACCATCGGTTCACTATCTTCGTCCATCGTGTTTCTCGATAGATAGGCAAAGCATCCGGAACCGCTAATTACGAGGCGCctatgatggttttgttgatgttcAAGCTCATAGGACTTTATTGTTCAACATGAGCTATATGTGCGTGTGTGTTTGTTGGGGCAGGTACTCGTGTAACGTCAACATTACACATGGTGTTTCTTATCAGAACATGTACAACATTCAAATCACTCATGTTCACTATGATTATACATAATGTTTCGCACGGGAAACTATGCAACATCCGAATCACTGTGTTGATTATTATTGGTGGAAAATATATCCATACCTTGGTCGAATACATCATACTACAAAGTTACACCAAGTAGACTTTTGTGTAAATTATTCCCATGGAACTTGAAATTAAATTATATTGAGGGAAAGCGAAACAAGAGGGCCAGGGCGAGCAGGCGCAGACGCACCTATTATCCTTTGTGGTCTTTGTTGGGAAATGcaacatgcaattttaaaaaaattctacgctcacgcaagatctatataggagatgcataaaaacgagagggggagagtgtgtccacgtaccctcgtagaccgaaagcggaagcgtttgccaacatggttgatgtagtcgaacttcttctcgttccaacggatcaagcaccaaacgtacgacacctccgaattttgcacacgttcaggtcgacgacgtccctcgaactcttgatccagcagagtgtcaaggaagtagatgagttccgtcaggacgacggcgtggtgatggtgatggtgaagttatccgcgcagggcttcgtctaagcactacgagaatatgaccggaggcgtaaactgtggaggggggcgccgcacacagctaacaatcgttggtgtgtgttctaggcaccccctcccaatgtatatataggtgggagggggaggggagaagcCTTGGGGCGCCCAAGTAGCAGGAATCCTACTTGggatccctagtccaattcggcctcccccttccttcttttGGCCGGAGAGAAAAGGGAAGGGGGACAGAGAGAAGNNNNNNNNNNNNNNNNNNNNNNNNNNNNNNNNNNNNNNNNNNNNNNNNNNNNNNNNNNNNNNNNNNNNNNNNNNNNNNNNNNNNNNNNNNNNNNNNNNNNNNNNNNNNNNNNNNNNNNNNNNNNNNNNNNNNNNNNNNNNNNNNNNNNNNNNNNNNNNNNNNNNNNNNNNNNNNNNNNNNNNNNNNNNNNNNNNNNNNNNNNNNNNNNNNNNNNNNNNNNNNNNNNNNNNNNNNNNNNNNNNNNNNNNNNNNNNNNNNNNNNNNNNNNNNNNNNNNNNNNNNNNNNNNNNNNNNNNNNNNNNNNNNNNNNNNNNNNNNNNNNNNNNNNNNNNNNNNNNNNNNNNNNNNNNNNNNNNNNNNNNNNNNNNNNNNNNNNNNNNNNNNNNNNNNNNNNNNNNNNNNNNNNNNNNNNNNNNNNNNNNNNNNNatgcctagggggggggggcgtgccaccccttgtgggatggtgtgcttccctcttatggcccatatggcccatatcttcctcccgggggttccggtaaccccccgacacTCCAATAAATACCTGATAGTatacagaacacttccggtgtacaAATACtaacatcctatatatcaatctttacatctcgaccatttggagactccttgtcatgtccgtgatctcatccgggactccaaacaacattcggtcaccaaatcacatagctcatataatacaaaattgtcattgaacgttaagcgtgcggaccctacgagttcgagaactatgtagacatgaccgagacacctctacggtcagtaaccaatagcagaacctgtatgctcatattagctcccacatattctacaaagatctttattggtcgaggcgttatgacaacatacgttattccctttgccatcggtatgttacttgcccaagattcgatcgtcggtatcttcatacctagttcaatctcgt
This window encodes:
- the LOC119291930 gene encoding ABA-inducible protein PHV A1-like, whose translation is MSGWFQEKSGEVVDVTQVKAGEAKKMASETGQSIQDRAVEAKDQTGSFLGEKSAAVTKAASETTEAAKKMGGEAMGKVSETVEAGKDRAVEGKDQTGGFLSEKTEAVKKTATETTDAAKEKSTEAAQYVQDTAAQYTKDPPVAPKENVFQQAGGNMMGAATGAKDAVMNTLGMGGDK